The Rutidosis leptorrhynchoides isolate AG116_Rl617_1_P2 unplaced genomic scaffold, CSIRO_AGI_Rlap_v1 contig92, whole genome shotgun sequence DNA segment TAGGAGTCCTTTGTAAGTTCTGATTCAGTTCCTACTGAACTATCACTTCATTCATTATTGCACTTAGTTTATCTATAGGTTGTAAGTTACTTATAGGTACTAGTCCAGTTGCTACTAACCAAGTACTTGTTTATTTTTCACATTTTATTATACTCTAAATTATTGATAAGACTAGCTGTTATAAATTGTGTTAGTTCATACCGTACTGCTGATtcacaattattgttattatatttatattcaagTAGTTAACTGTTATCTGTTTAGTTAGTACTGGTTGATTATCCGCTGCCATTTAGTATCTAGCTTAAGAATAGGATTATCTTAATTGAATTTAGGTTATTCTTAAGTAGATCTTTTGCACATCTAATCAATCACTTCGATAAAATAGAGATATATATAAGTGGTTGTTAGATTAGATTTGAGTTTTATCTGGTTAAGTTGCCTCTTAGGTGATTTAGTCGAAAAGAGTTAGGAATATCAAATTTCAAAAGACATGCACATCATGACCATTCCCAATCCTCTACCTACTACCAGCAAGTAAGACCTTCCTCGACTCCAATAAACCACGCCAGATATCTGAGGGACAATTCCCCAATGAAGCTTTTAAGAAATGGTCTCTTTCATGGTACTTGTTCTTGATCAATTGTGCCATAAGAAAATTAGGCTCATTCATTATTCGTCAAGCCTGTTTTGCAATCAACGTTAGGTTACATGCCTCCAAAGACCTGAAACCCAGCCCTCCATCCTTCTTATTAGCATATAGTTTCTTCTAAGAAGCTCTATGGATCTTCCTCTTGCCCTCTTTCGAACCCTAAGAAAATTTAGCACAATAAGATTTGAAACTTTCACAAAATCCTTTCGAAAGTCAGAAAAGTCTCACCGCAAAGGTAGGAGCAAACTGAATCACTGACTTAATTAAGACTTCCCTTCCTGCCTTAGATAGCATCTTCCCCTTCCAGTTTGCTACTTTATTCTCCACTCTATCTCGCAAGAACTCAAACAAAGCATGTTTCTTCCTACCCACCACAATCGGCAATCCGAGATAAGTGTTATATGCCATCCCATTTACAATATTTAACTTTTTCTTCACATGCTCCCATAGATCATGATGCACACTGCCATTAAAGAAAATGCTGGATTTTGCAAAATTAACAGCCTGATCTGTAGCTCTATGATACGCCTCTAGTACATCAAGAAAATGCTCGCAATCCAAATCACTCACCCTCATGAAGGCCAAACTATCGTTGGCAAAAAGCAAATAAGAGACTTTATCTCCTGTCTGTGACGCAGAAACATCAGAAATCGGACCATGTTTCACCTTAAAATCAACCAAGCTGGTTTTAGAATTTATTTTTTTGTCAATTTTTATTTTTTCCTATACTATTGTATCCAAAAGTTTCTTATCACTATTTGAATGGATATATCCTAAACATTACTACTTCTGTCTCAAaatacatgatattttagatttttGGATTCATTCACATGAATATGTATCTAGTGAAGAATCTTAATTACATACATGTACATATAAATGAACCTAAAAACTTAAAACATCATGTATTTTGAGACTGAGGGAGTAATTAAAAAGACATGACTTCCAAGTGTTTCTTATTAGACACAAATCTAGGAATGTGAGCTTAGATatgggattttttttatatatattttttatgataGCAAAGCTACAATGATACAACTTTAAATGTTATGACGATTGCAAGAATAAATTGAGTTTTGAGTACACAATCTACACTTTTATATCTTAAAAAAGCGAAGTTGATTGGTGAATTTGTATATGCTATGACACAGTGAATCGTTTTGGTACTTCGTTAATATATAGACCTATTACGATAAACAAGGAGTTTAAACTATCCATACATGATAGCAAAACCATGAGCTCCGACTATAATACTTAACTTTGTACCCTATCAACATTTCATCTTCTCCCTAAAATATTTGGCCGTGAATAGTTAAAATGGCCACTTCATTAACCTGTTTTTAGGGTTGGCAATTTAGATCCGATCCGACGGATCGAATAAAAAATTTGCGGATCGTCGGATAGAAAAGTCCGCGGATCGGATCGGATTCGGATatagaaatattattatattaatataaatataatggcattaatattattatattaacaaTAAATACCAAACACAATACACATAATTCACTAAATAAAGTCTATTTTTCAATGAATTtaattaaaaataaagtaaaaaataattaaaaactcttaaaaataaaaaatatttgtGTATATTTGACATTTTATAatgattaaatttaaattatttgaAATTTGGATCGGATACTAGTTATGAATATCCGCGGATCGGATCGGATAATGACGTCCGGAATTTTTTCGGAtcaaaaaaattaagaaaatatccaaTCCGCTCCGTTACCAATCCTACCTATTTTACATGTTACAAGATAACTGTTAAATTTAAATGCAATGTATATGTTTTATAGTTTCACAACATCTTTTAACGAACACGATACTCATTAGTAGTTATAAAACCACGGACCTACTGACTTGTATCATTACAATTATCCTTAATAAATTCATTATCCTACTTTGTTGTCCGGCGGCCTCTTTTAATATTTCCTCCTGAGATTAAAagcattaataatataatatatattatgaaCATATTTATTTGATGGATATGGatagaatatttttatacattaattttactttTTTATCATTATAATTTTTTTTAGATTTATAAATAGTGATCTTTATGTATAAAGcaaatacatattaataatatttttttttcataattttttctttcattttttaGTGCTTTCTCTCTAttgttttaatattatttttaattgttCACAGCACGTTATCAACACGAGTCTTTATCAACTATTATTTTTTATTCTGATGAATTGTAAATTTTATCTATaatattttattgatgatgatttcAAACCTATCAAAAGGCATAAAGCCTATACACGAGGAAAAAAAAAAAGCGCCATCTCTTGAAGCGATGAAGGGATCGGCTTCAAAGAAAAGAAAATCTTATAGTTCATAGTCATTCAAATAAAAAGAGACATGACTGATGTGATTAAGTAGAGAGGAATGAGAtcttataatttttaattatacataaataaaaaaataaaaaaaatcccaGAAGATATGATGCGAAAGGAAAGagagaaagagaaggaggttttgcCATCTTAACTTTGGTCACGAAGAATAGATTTTTTAAAGTTGGTTAATTATGATGTCAAACTATTTGGCAAAATATAGCACCAATTAGTATTAGAGACAGTGATCTCTTCGACATAACTCTTTGGGCCATATAGTTGgcttgtacaaaatatataagatCTGGAGTATAATCAAATTGGCAAAgccatgataataaaaataattaaaaacaaaaagtTAGTTTGTTTTGAGAATGATATTATAGATCTTAAATCCAAAATCAAGGATACCGAATATTGTCATAAAGAGATCAAAAAAGACCTTGAAAATATAAATCAgtaatatttacataaaaaaaacaaatttgatggtttatttattttattcaaaTGAAAAGAGATATGATTGGCGAAATCACACAAATTATGGAAATTATGGAGAAGATGATATATTTACTCTCCTTATGAATAATTATAGAGAATATTAAAGAGATCTTTCCCTTATGaaattataataatttaaaactCAAATAAAATTTGAGGTGGATAACTgtgattaaaaaaataataattacacAAACAAAAAAGAGATATTTTGAAGAAAAAAATCTTAGTACAATCCGTATGAAATTGTTTATCAAAAGAAGGCATATATTTGAAGGAAAATGATATTTCTCAAATTTCAAtacgaagaagaaaaaaaatggagACGACGTCATcaagaaaaaaaattattaaaatttgaTCAATTATCTTATATTCATGAAATCAAGTATAAACAATATTGAGATAGTTATTATAATAGAATTCGAAAGAGATATTATACCtaaagataaaaaaaatattaatataaagttTACACTATTATATATTGTGTATTGATGATGTATAATCGTTTTGAGATATTCATACAATTAAAAATCAAGTATAAGAGCAGATATTACTATAATAAATACTGAATTGAGACTATAAATAACAAAATACAAAAGTGATTttcaaagaaaaagaaaaaaaaaattacaaaagatCAAAAAGGTCTATTACGAAGTATCTTTGAATAAAAAGTTAAAAGAACAAAAAAATGATATTCAATATTTTATAATGTGGAATTataaatattttaaataaaaagattGCATATAATATGATCTTAATCTTTATCATTTATATGTGTCAAATTATTCTTCTTGATTTATTCGGATTAATAGATTGATtccttatttttttatattttgaaaataatgattGATTACATCTATCATGAAGATAATAAAATTTGCTTGATCCAATTTGATGCACATGCCAATTTTCTATTGAATTACATCAATTATAATATTTTTGGCTAGACGCCACGTATTTCATTTTATTAGGATTATCGATGTGTGAAATTATTAAGTTACTATAACATCTCAAATCAGCGTGAAAATATCAATATGATAAAATGAAATCACAtgagttattaatattagtttgaTCCATCatataaattaaaattttataagCTAATTCATATGTAATCAAGACATAATAAATCAATGAAAAAAATATTTAAAGAGATTCAAatatcttattaataaaaatagaaatttacttCTAAGAATCGACTATCTTCTTCAACGAAGTTTTGCTTTTCGTTATAATTAGGTACGATTTGCCTCTAAATTTTTCTATTAATTTCAGGTTATTTTCTTTTGTAGTGTTGTGGATGAATGATTTGATGATATTTTATTCTTTTGCGTGATTTTGATGAGTAAGAGAATGTATGACAATGTGTCGTAATGCAGGCAGAGGTCGAGTGCAGTATTTGACTACACTTAGAGACATCATCCCAGTTTACGGTACTTCACATATCGAGTCAGTATAGTGTGTGATGTCTCCAAATATACGCCAATACTCCATTCTGATCCCTATGTGCATTACTACTCATCCCAATATCTTCCTCCGCGTAATTGGTCTATTCGAGAAAGTATGCATCCTATATCATCAGTTTCTTTTTTGTCGATGTCCAAATGTACGCCAATATTACACTCGATTGTAACTGTCCCATGCAATTTGTAGGTCCTCTTGTACGCCAGCGTGCAAGCTATGCTGCACGAAAACGTGCTTGACATGCCGAACCAGTCTCCGAAACATTTCCGGTACTGGTTCGGGTAGGATACGCGTGTGTAACGTTTCGAATGCATTCTTATTGAATCAGAAAAGGTCAACGGGGACGGAAACAATTTTGACCTTAACGGAAACTTCAAGGGAAACGCTTCTTTATCTTAGAATCAAAAATCTTCAAAGTAAATCAATTTAATTGCAGGCTTACCTATTAATTTCAGTTTAACTTTCATGCAATTGATTCTAACCCTAGAAATTAATAGACTCAGGTCAGTTGAACCTAAAATAAACGAAAAAATTGAAAGAAACTAAATCGAGACTCGACTTCTCTCCGTTACTTCTCTATCATGGCCTGATTTTCATTTTGAAAGGAAGGATTGCAAGAGAGTGATGAGGTCACGAGGAGTAAGAAGATAAAATAATGGTACAATGTTAAATAATTTGGTCGGTTCATCTATTTAACTCAAATTGAATCTCTATGAATCCAAAAGTTTGTACACGTTAGTGACACGTGTTACACAATGATTGTCAAACCAAAACAAAGAGCATTAGGATAGTAAGAGGTGGCATATAATTTTTTATTACATGTATTATTTATCAATTATACATTATAATAATTTTAACTTCTCTTTATTATTGACTAATATgagaatatttatttttattttatggataaaattaattttatataataataaaagaCGTACTCGTACTGCACAAATTTAGATTTTTCGTATCCCGTACCCGTTTCCGTACCGGTACCGAAACTCGTATCTGTTTCCGTGCACATAGAGTGCAGATTCTCGACAACAAGTAGGGGTCAATTATACACGTTGGGTTTTTTCTTTTAAGGACCAATGAGATCGACTACTCCGTCTTCCAACAAAGGGATAAATGGGAGGAATGGTCAATTATATGCGTTGGGCTCGAAACAAAACGAGGTTGGTCTGATGAAGACGTATCTGAAGTTTCTAAGAAGACTTCACTTTTTCAACTAGTAGGGAAGATCAGCTGGAGTCAGCTTTAAGTACACCTCTTGATGCCCACATGTGATCTTCCGTCCAAGAAAGGGATGAATGGGAGGAATGTGTAGGAAGCAACCAAGATTTTGAAGGAAGTAATCCAAATTCTGAGAGAATGCAGACTGAAACTTCTCCAGAAGGCAATGCAAGGCTTGGTCTAATGAAGATGTATCAAATATTTCTTAAAATActtcacttttttcaaccagtagGGAAGATCAGCTGGAGTCAGTTTTAAGTACTAATATGGAAAATGAAGAGATAGAATTATAATGAAGGAAGATCCCGAAATTCTCAAAGAAACGATGAAGAAATATAATGATGAACTGTATGAACTCTGTCTTCCAACAAATGGAGGAATGTTAGGAATGTGTAGACCCTTGATCACTAGTGTTCTTATGGGTCAATTATACACGTTAGCTAGCTAGATTCTCAGTACTCTTGCAATCGATTTGCACGAAAAAGTAGTTTTTgtaacctttatcgatcatctaggATTGGTGTTTTGAATTCAATATTAAATAAAGTTTTTTCTGTAATTTAATTGGTCTTTTTATACAACATTCATTTATGATATTTTATTGTAAATGAAATCAAATTGTCTATGCATGTTAAGGATAATCTAATGTAGGTGGTTTCGAGATAGAAATTGGATCGACTTTTGGTTATGAAGCATAGTATTTGGCAACGGTTTAGAAAACGTGGAGAAGTATGATGACATAAAACCATGGTGTATTATAATATAAACCATGCCGTATTATACTTAAAAACCTTGGTGTTATGTCTTGTTATTAACCGTCGTCGTTTGGAGGCGGGTATTTTCAAAAAAAATTGCTAAGTTAAAATATGACATGCGCGTCAATCAACATATCGTTTTCAATATTAATTCAAACTTCTCTTGTTATTCAAAAAACAATTCACTTCTCTCTGAAGGTGGACAAACCCTCTCTCTGAAGCTAGACAAACCCTCTCTCTAAAGCTTGACAATCGTCAAGTACTCGACTTTCAAAAAATTTCTCACCGACACTCGACAATCGATCGCCAACCCTAAAATTACGAAGAGCTTTCAATAATAGCCAAAGGTAAACATTATCGGCTATTATTGAAAGGTCTTCATAATTTTAGGGTTTTTTGAGTTCATCTTAAAACTAATTTTGGATTTTGTATAGCTTATCTAGAATGTAATCTTCAGTTGTAATCGATCCTTAAAGCTTTGCATATATATTTcaattatttttctttctttgtttgGAGTAGTGATATGTTTCATTCACAACTTGAACTGTATGGTGAATTTCGATTCATTGGCAATGTCAATTAGCACAATTAAGAGTGCCTTGATGTTAAAACGTATAGAAGAATATAATTTGTGATTTGATGAAAAACATCGACTTTTAATTGTTGGTAACAAATGTTCCTACGAAGAATGACCAATTTTTCAATAAAGCTAGCAATGAATATCTGTACACAATGATTTATGCATTTTGGTACGGTATTTTTTCAACTATATATGTACTGAACATTTGGTATCCTCTTCTCTTTATGTTAGGCTAGCTCTTATTACTTCATCTCTCTCTCGGACCTCGATACTCTTCTCGTTAATTAAAAGTTGGCCTAAGATTCTTTCCAAACATCGACGAGTTGATAGATTACTACCTAAGAAACAGAGTAATCGGGAACCATTTAAATGAGCTCAACGAAACAATCGTCACCATTGATGATTAGAAAAAGCTTGAACAGTAGGAGTTACCTGGTTAGTGACTtaattttgttctatatatgtattTGGTGATCATTTTTGGATTAGTTTTGCATTAATTAATTATTTTCTTCtccaatatgtatatatattcaggtCTTTCAGTTGAAACATTGTTGGATAACAACTGGTTCTTTTTTTGTGAGCTGCAAAAAGATGTAAAATGTGACGAAAACAAAAGGACTACTCCTAAAAGTTATTGGAAAGTCACTGGTACCGTTAAAAATTTCTCAACTCGAGAAGATGTTAAAGTTATAAGGAGGAAATTGTCTTACCAGTCAGCTAGAATTGCCTACAAGACCAAATGTGTATCCAAATCCAAATGCAAACCCAAATCGGAGACTGAATCACCATGGATCGTTCATGAGTACACAGCAGACTTTAACTTCCCGAACCCGATATGTATGGTGATGCATggctataatatatattaattatattttgaattctacttaatatatatatatgtatattaagctTATTGCTCTGTAGAACAACTATGTAGTTTGGCACTTAATGAAGAAGGGAGGGAATGGAGGTACGAGTAATTCTCAAGCTGCATCCAATATTCAAGATGATCAAGAGAGAAGATCTAATTCCCATTGGGTGAGTATTAGAAATATGATTACTCTATATACAGATCCAAATCATATAGCATAGTTTGTATAAGTATTATTGTTGAATTATTTTCTAGTCAGATTAAAGACACAACCTGATGTATTAATTGTATTACATTTGCATTATGCATGACTAGATTTTGATTTTGTGATAAGCTTTATTTCTCTTTGAAAATCATATATCTAATTGTTTGTTTTTGTAGGTACAAGGGTGGGAAATTGATCATAATTTGTGAGCTGAGAATGCATTGATTAACCTTTTGTACATGATAAGGTTTACAACCTTGTACTCCATGTGATTAACCTGTTATGATTAACCTTTTATAAGTTTTACATTAACGGAACTaatgatatgtaaattatttatttttatttatgttttaatTATTCCTATTAAATTGTGTTTTGGATTAAAATAGTTATGAATTTATTTTTGATAGAATCGATCTACGGAAAAATTTAAAATGAAGGTGGCTTCGAAATCGGGACTATTTGATTCTGTGCCTGGGGTACTATATTAAAATGTCACGATTTTAAAATTGTGCCAATTATTTTTGTAGAGCCGTGCCGTATCTAAGGCCACGACTAGACAACCGTAATAATTTAAGGCCACAACCATAAAACCATGACATAAAAGGGCGATAGGAAGTTAACTGGATGGATTTTGATACACCACGGTTTCACATAATAGTGGCAAAAAAGGGATGAAAACCGTGTCGTGGCCGTATCAAGATTTTCTACTAGTGTATATTGGACAAAATACAAAGATGCGGTTATTTTGAAAGTTAAAGTTTTTTTAACAAATAGTCAATTTTTTCAAGTATCTAAATCTACAAATTATTGTTTGTGAGAATAAATAAGAAAGTCTAAAATTAGCTTTATGGTAAATAAATTTTCTTTAAATACAAGTATATTATATTGGGGGATATATGTTCAAACATTAAATTGCAGATTGTAGATGTGATTATAACCAATTTGATAATTTGGTTTATGTAAAATGTTTGAAGGGTATAAATACTTGAAGGATGAATCACTAAAATGCATGAAGCATATAAAGATTAATAGTAAAAGAAAAACTCCCCAAAATCCATACATCAAAATTATGCATGCATAACTTAAAAAGAGTAATATTATTCAAGAtaaaatatatagttatataactTACATGTTATACTCTTTTTACCTCAAGCATTCTGAAAACAAGGATATTGAGCAGAAAATTTTTTTTTACAGAATTGTTCGTCCAATAATTTACTAAAGAATTTATATTTGTGAAGCCAAATAAAAAACGTTTGCCAATGATCACTAATTTAACATATCCAGTggattagtttcaataataaagaTAAGGCAACTtgcattatttaattataaaaaatGATATAATAAAGGTGATAAAACGAAGAATATCTAGCCGAAAATTATTCTACTTTCATAATCTTCAAAAGAAAGACGACATTAATGATATACAAGGGATGATATCACGAAGATATTTATTAAGACATCACatgaaaatttatatataaagTTGAGAAGTGTAAACTCAAAAATATCAAGTAGTATCATCATCAGgagatattaaattatattatactCTTTTTCCGTTGACTTATATTTTATCTCAATGAATTTTTCTATGTAAGGTTTTTAATGAGGCAATTTTCTTAGAAATATATAAGGATATACTTCTCATTTACTAGGTTTTCATCATATGAGATCTTTTATTAGTAAATTctttatgagacattaaattaatatCAAAGGGGAGTACAATTACATATTTAATGGATAATCAGGGACAGtattatgaacatatttgtttGGTGGATATCCATAGAATATTCTTACTCATTAGCTTTGAGAGTGCATGCTATATCAGCACATTATTTGGTTTGAGTATAGTTTTTTTAGTCACTTTTGACCTAGGATattctaaaacataaattaaaaattAGGAATTAGGATATTTGAGTTAAAAATCGGGAATTAGGATATTGTGAATGCATACAATTCGAGCCTCATGGTTATATGTTTTGTCACTTTTTGACCTACTAAATAAAATTAgtcataagattgttatagtttagTATATGATTTTGACTAATAAAATAATCAGTTGTGGGAAAAAAAATCATGTCAACGTGTGTAATTAAGACTAAcgacatggattgatgacatggaggaATTAACAGCCAAGAAGTGATTAAGGGAACAAAAACCAAAAAGAAAACTGAATCAgacacaaaaaaaaaagaaacaaataGGATTGATACAGTTCCTTAGGAATCAAGATTTTATAATTGGAAAGCGAAGATGAGGATCATAAGCTTTAAAGAAAAAATCAGATCAAACCATATGGACTTCATCATCAATTCTATGAGTAACGACCAAGGCATTGGAGACTATAAATAGAAGATGATTCTTTTGCAAGAAGTCTTTGCACAAATAGCACGTCAAGCAGGATAAAGGAAGAGCGTCAAGTATCTACACTTTAGCCTCTATTTATTGTCATAGGTTATTTATTTTCTAAAGAGTGGAGAATAGAGGTCGAGAGTACTAGCTGGTGTTGGCTAAATGAGGTAGCGTCCTAGAATAAGTTGTGTCATCTAGGTCTAGCTTTATATAGGAGATAATCGAATTGCTATGATTAGCATAGCTGTGTGGCTTGTGCACAAATCTCCTTTTGGGCTCTTTGAATTAGATGAATGCTCTTGTAACAAACTTCTACCCAACTATGTGGGTCCGCAGAAGTAGGTGTTGTTCATACGCCGAACAACGacacattattaataaataaagcaAAGGTGTTTTTATTTTATACTGAATCTCTCGTGTCATCTCTTTTAAAGTTGTTTAATTATTATGTGCCAAAACCTACAACGTTTATATGCTCCAACAGTTTGATCTATTCTAAGTGAGAGCTGTTCTATCCATCACATCATGTTTTTGCAAGACTAAACAAATCCATAATTGTTTCAGTATTGTTTTCGTATCCGCCCATCGTAACAATCGGTCGAGTCGCTACTCGTTGAGGTGTTACACCTATCGTTCAAATCAACACAGCACATTTTCACTAAGTATCATTAGTTTGATTTGTTTATAAGTCTCTGAACCTCGCCACCAGTCCAGAGATACTTATCTTTTATACGTCAGTAGAtcaaattagtttaactccaatagTTACAACTGATTCATTCACTTAAAGTCGCAAGCACAATGGCATTTAACCTTAAGAGACTTTCAACACAAACAGTTCATAGCGCAAGCGGTCCATTTGATCTTTAGATCACAATATCTATAGATCTACATATTCCCAACTGTTTCTGACGTTCCTTATTCAGTATCAACTTAATTGAGTCAGATCTGAAGATTCTAGTTCAGTACCAACTCAACTGACTCAGTTCAGAAGGTACTAACTCAAGATTTGATTGATTGAGTTAGTTCGACACTTCAACACGCTAAGTCACGATCACCATCGAAATCCAAAGGAATGATTTAGGCATCATCAACTTACTCAACTAAGGTGCATCAGCAGGAGCACAGGAGTCCATTGTTAGTTATGGTTTAGTTCCTTCTGAACTGTCGTTTCACTTATTATTGCACTTAGTTTATCTGTAGGTTGTAAGTTGTTTGTAAGTACTGGTCCAGTTGTTTCTGACCAAGTACTAATTTATCTTTTACGGTTTATTATACTCTAAATTATTGATAAGATTAGTTGTTATAAATAGTATTAGTTTGTTCCGTACTATTGCTTTATATTTATCGTTCTTAGATTTACATTCGAGTGATTAACTGCAATCTGTTTAGATAGTATTGGTTGATTATCCACTACTGTTTAGTATCTAACTTAAGAATAGGTTTATCTCGATTGTATTTAGATTACTTTTAAGTAGATCATTTGTGCATCTAAATAATCACTTCGATAAAACAGAGATATATATAAGTGGTTGTCTGATTAGGTTTGAGTTATAATTGGTTAGGTTGCCTCTTAGGTGACTTAGTCGAAAGGAGTTAGGGCAATCAAATTTTAATTAGTATCAGAACTGGCACCGTAACGTAATTCGGTGAGATTAAGTCCTAACCATCATGAAGTCAATAATTCAAGTAGTAATGGAAGGAATTATTAGACATTTCGGATGTCTATTTTGGATCAAATCACTAATCACCGGTGAAACACATGATCTTG contains these protein-coding regions:
- the LOC139885279 gene encoding uncharacterized protein, whose protein sequence is MCTETDTSFGTGTETGTGYEKSKFVQYDLVDFKVKHGPISDVSASQTGDKVSYLLFANDSLAFMRVSDLDCEHFLDVLEAYHRATDQAVNFAKSSIFFNGSVHHDLWEHVKKKLNIVNGMAYNTYLGLPIVVGRKKHALFEFLRDRVENKVANWKGKMLSKAGREVLIKSVIQFAPTFAVRLF